One window of the Haloarcula halobia genome contains the following:
- a CDS encoding DUF7541 family protein: MEEQPGLSDQYRTASPWPVFIALGLALSEVGVFVGLFPVAVFGLILFGGSVAGILTESGYATRPWPTLVAVGAVLALVAAAIALWQIPASEFYVANIGDNGLLSRMVAVVVAGVVMAAMGSVGSLLEQSAV; this comes from the coding sequence ATGGAAGAGCAACCGGGGTTGAGCGACCAGTATCGGACCGCCAGCCCGTGGCCGGTGTTCATCGCACTCGGCCTCGCGCTGTCGGAGGTGGGCGTCTTCGTCGGCCTGTTTCCGGTGGCCGTCTTCGGCCTCATCCTCTTCGGTGGCAGCGTCGCCGGCATCCTCACCGAGTCGGGCTACGCCACCCGCCCGTGGCCGACGCTCGTGGCGGTGGGTGCGGTGCTCGCGCTCGTCGCCGCTGCCATCGCCCTCTGGCAGATCCCCGCGAGCGAGTTCTACGTCGCGAACATCGGCGACAACGGCCTGCTCTCGCGGATGGTCGCCGTCGTCGTCGCCGGCGTCGTGATGGCCGCGATGGGCAGCGTCGGGTCGCTCTTAGAGCAGTCTGCGGTCTGA
- a CDS encoding DR2241 family protein, with product MHGDHVDALVATAPDGIAFDDLRVDREGDRYAFETPEETHGALSEGDLRDVAADSAYVSNWYFWHAVAPQKADRWAFLRWLEDADETALESRLDDLGDGVVSEWGQLRVTATVDDEGERRYHVRHADDARADAAALTAHEDPRAARDLAKHDRRGRYRPLKSAPTLRTGWRFADLAAADLVETVETFYPASVANWHREREGDLDITHWHETVERQTGIYGVVKTWDRGEGYEHVNWVAEACCDDSQCLKRREWHYDGETDLDVDGGDGRFPCREPCSVVIAAARQWTKLESEDTRTYEFELTPSEKEQVEGIIEAVADGRAGDIREADVYEDANRYRARFLRAKQFDEDGNLGGVPTDRDDGE from the coding sequence ATGCACGGCGACCATGTGGACGCGCTGGTGGCGACCGCTCCGGACGGCATCGCCTTCGACGACCTCCGCGTCGACCGCGAGGGGGACCGCTACGCGTTCGAGACGCCCGAGGAGACCCACGGCGCGCTGAGCGAGGGCGACCTGCGGGACGTGGCCGCCGACTCGGCGTACGTCAGCAACTGGTACTTCTGGCACGCCGTCGCGCCACAGAAGGCCGACCGCTGGGCGTTCCTCCGGTGGCTCGAGGACGCCGACGAGACGGCCCTGGAGTCCCGCCTGGACGACCTGGGGGACGGCGTGGTCAGCGAGTGGGGCCAGCTTCGGGTCACCGCGACTGTCGACGACGAGGGCGAGCGGCGCTACCACGTCCGTCACGCTGACGATGCGCGGGCGGACGCCGCCGCCCTGACTGCCCACGAGGACCCGCGGGCGGCCCGCGACCTCGCGAAACACGACCGACGGGGGCGGTACCGCCCGCTGAAGTCGGCCCCGACGCTCCGGACCGGGTGGCGCTTTGCCGACCTCGCGGCGGCCGACCTCGTCGAGACGGTCGAGACGTTCTATCCGGCGTCGGTCGCCAACTGGCACCGCGAGCGCGAGGGCGACCTCGATATCACCCACTGGCACGAGACCGTCGAGCGCCAGACCGGCATCTACGGCGTCGTCAAGACCTGGGATCGGGGTGAGGGGTACGAACACGTAAACTGGGTCGCCGAGGCCTGCTGTGACGACTCGCAGTGTCTGAAGCGCCGCGAGTGGCACTACGACGGGGAGACCGACCTCGACGTCGACGGTGGCGACGGCCGCTTCCCGTGTCGCGAACCGTGTTCGGTGGTCATCGCGGCCGCCAGACAGTGGACGAAACTCGAGAGCGAGGACACCCGGACCTACGAGTTCGAGCTGACGCCCAGCGAGAAAGAACAGGTCGAGGGCATCATCGAGGCCGTGGCCGACGGGCGGGCCGGCGACATCCGCGAGGCCGACGTCTACGAGGACGCGAACCGCTATCGGGCACGCTTCCTCCGGGCGAAGCAGTTCGACGAGGACGGCAACCTCGGCGGCGTCCCGACGGACCGTGACGACGGGGAGTGA
- a CDS encoding DUF7524 family protein, with translation MTDALPVHVNRQELHGLEVPTAFEADGSFDVRVVNHGEALHVHLHIDDDLSAAATLEASNHYVSGESERRVRIEVDEDASFPVRGSLKVVTGYGAQTRYVDVEVHEPAAGEESVLVDESLSKPQPRPERGSGSLLPENQSVPVLALGGIALAFAVVAVTVLDNVGLLLGSLAVVAAALVALYVRSSE, from the coding sequence GTGACAGACGCCCTGCCCGTGCACGTCAACCGTCAGGAGCTCCACGGACTGGAGGTTCCGACGGCCTTCGAGGCCGACGGGAGCTTCGACGTCCGCGTCGTCAACCACGGCGAGGCGCTCCACGTGCACCTGCACATCGACGACGACCTGTCGGCGGCGGCGACGCTGGAGGCGTCGAACCACTACGTCAGCGGCGAGTCCGAGCGGCGGGTCCGTATCGAGGTCGACGAGGACGCGTCCTTCCCGGTCCGGGGCTCGCTCAAGGTGGTCACGGGATACGGGGCCCAGACGCGCTACGTCGACGTCGAGGTTCACGAACCCGCGGCCGGGGAGGAGTCGGTGCTGGTAGACGAATCGCTCTCGAAACCACAGCCACGGCCCGAGCGGGGGTCGGGCTCGCTGCTCCCGGAGAACCAGTCGGTCCCCGTCCTCGCGCTCGGCGGGATCGCGCTCGCCTTCGCCGTCGTCGCGGTCACCGTCCTCGACAACGTCGGCTTGCTGCTGGGCTCGCTGGCCGTCGTCGCGGCCGCGCTCGTCGCGCTGTACGTCCGCAGTTCCGAATAG
- a CDS encoding methytransferase partner Trm112, which produces MKEDLMDIICCPLDKHDLELTVEERADEEILTGELVCTECGEAFPIEDGIPNLLPPDMRDEAPA; this is translated from the coding sequence ATGAAAGAGGACCTGATGGACATCATCTGCTGCCCGCTGGACAAACACGACCTCGAACTCACCGTCGAGGAACGTGCGGACGAGGAGATACTCACCGGCGAACTCGTCTGTACCGAGTGTGGCGAGGCGTTCCCCATCGAGGACGGCATCCCCAACCTCCTCCCGCCGGACATGCGCGACGAGGCCCCCGCCTGA
- a CDS encoding CbiX/SirB N-terminal domain-containing protein: protein MTPALVIAAHGSHLNAESSTPTYTHADTIRATGAFEEVRESFWKEEPSFREALRTVDADEVYLVPLFVSEGYFTEQVIPREFRLEGWDPDLWRSDGTSATHATLTAEDTGQTVHYCGPAGTHDAMSDVIVQRAESVTGDPDVGEGFGLAVVGHGTERNENSAKAIEYHAGRIRDRGRFDEVQALFMDEDPEVDDVTEYFESDDIVVVPLFIADGFHTQEDIPEDMGLTDDYRLGYDVPTDVDGHAIWYAGAVGTEPLMADVVLERAADAGADVDAAIEQVRERTSGANPTAGD, encoded by the coding sequence ATGACCCCAGCGCTCGTCATCGCCGCCCACGGCTCGCACCTGAACGCCGAGTCGAGCACGCCGACCTACACCCACGCGGACACCATCCGCGCGACCGGCGCGTTCGAGGAGGTCCGGGAGTCGTTCTGGAAGGAGGAACCGTCGTTCCGCGAGGCGTTGCGGACCGTCGACGCCGACGAGGTGTATCTCGTGCCGCTCTTTGTCTCGGAGGGGTACTTCACCGAGCAGGTCATCCCCCGGGAGTTCCGCCTCGAGGGCTGGGACCCGGACCTGTGGCGCTCCGACGGGACGAGCGCCACACACGCGACGCTCACGGCCGAGGATACCGGCCAGACCGTCCATTACTGTGGCCCGGCGGGCACCCACGACGCGATGAGCGACGTCATCGTCCAGCGTGCCGAGTCGGTCACCGGCGACCCCGACGTCGGCGAGGGCTTCGGCCTGGCGGTGGTCGGCCACGGCACCGAGCGCAACGAGAACTCCGCGAAGGCCATCGAGTACCACGCCGGCCGCATCCGCGACCGGGGCCGCTTCGACGAGGTGCAGGCGCTGTTTATGGACGAGGACCCCGAGGTAGACGACGTCACGGAGTACTTCGAGAGCGACGACATCGTCGTCGTCCCGCTCTTTATCGCAGACGGGTTCCACACCCAGGAGGACATCCCCGAGGACATGGGCCTGACCGACGACTACCGCCTCGGCTACGACGTCCCCACGGACGTCGACGGCCACGCCATATGGTACGCCGGCGCGGTCGGGACCGAACCGCTGATGGCCGACGTCGTCCTCGAACGGGCCGCCGACGCCGGGGCCGACGTCGACGCAGCCATCGAACAGGTCCGCGAGCGGACCAGCGGCGCCAACCCGACCGCGGGCGACTGA
- the cysS gene encoding cysteine--tRNA ligase, with the protein MTLRVTNTLTGEKEPFEPRDPDSVLLYYCGLTTSDPPPLGHARGWVHVDVMCRWLEHLGYDVRHVENFTDVNEKIVARVGEDGDSEADVARHYVQQVIEDMRSLNLQRAEVYPRVSEHVPEIISLVERLVESGHAYEANGSVYFDVRSFEDYGKLSNQTVEDIESQGAAAESEKHHPADFALWKAGGVRPEDVEEHQHPEAAPAAAACETAQTWDSPWGEGRPGWHIECSAMSMTHLDESIDVHVGGQDLVFPHHENEVAQSEAATGEQFATYWLHVRLLETKGEKMSSSLGNYFTVCDAVAEFGPDVLRTFLLSTAYSSSAVYSEATIAEARERWDRLQRGYERAVAACDDVDAYATVADETLREAVDAARADFEAAMNDDFNTREATTALLDVTAAVNTHVDAHEAFDYRGLRRAVETFEDLGGGILGLSFGEQTDGDVTIAGDLVELVLEVREQEREAGNYERADELRDELEALGVEVQDTDDGPTYRL; encoded by the coding sequence ATGACGCTGCGCGTGACGAACACGCTGACCGGCGAGAAAGAGCCCTTCGAGCCGCGCGACCCCGACTCGGTGCTGCTGTACTACTGCGGGCTGACGACGTCGGACCCGCCCCCCCTGGGCCACGCCCGCGGGTGGGTCCACGTCGACGTGATGTGTCGCTGGCTCGAGCACCTGGGCTACGACGTCCGCCACGTCGAGAACTTCACCGACGTCAACGAGAAGATCGTCGCCCGCGTCGGCGAGGACGGCGACAGCGAAGCCGACGTCGCCCGTCACTACGTCCAGCAGGTCATCGAGGACATGCGCTCGCTGAACCTCCAGCGCGCGGAGGTCTACCCCCGGGTCTCCGAGCACGTCCCCGAGATAATCTCGCTCGTCGAGCGCCTCGTCGAGTCGGGCCACGCCTACGAGGCCAACGGCTCGGTGTACTTCGACGTTCGCAGCTTCGAGGACTACGGCAAACTGTCGAACCAGACCGTCGAAGACATCGAGTCACAGGGTGCGGCCGCCGAGTCGGAGAAGCACCACCCGGCGGACTTCGCGCTCTGGAAGGCCGGCGGCGTCCGACCCGAGGACGTCGAGGAACACCAGCATCCCGAGGCCGCGCCGGCCGCGGCGGCCTGCGAGACGGCCCAGACGTGGGACTCGCCGTGGGGCGAGGGCCGACCCGGCTGGCACATCGAGTGCTCGGCGATGTCGATGACCCACTTGGACGAGTCCATCGACGTCCACGTCGGCGGCCAGGACCTCGTCTTCCCCCACCACGAGAACGAGGTGGCACAGAGCGAGGCCGCGACCGGCGAGCAGTTCGCCACGTACTGGCTCCACGTCCGCTTACTGGAGACGAAAGGCGAGAAGATGTCCTCCTCGCTGGGCAACTACTTCACCGTCTGCGACGCCGTCGCGGAGTTCGGCCCCGACGTCCTCCGGACCTTCCTGCTCTCGACGGCCTACAGTTCCAGCGCCGTCTACAGCGAGGCGACCATTGCCGAGGCACGGGAGCGCTGGGACCGCCTCCAGCGGGGCTACGAGCGCGCCGTCGCGGCCTGCGACGACGTCGACGCCTACGCTACCGTCGCCGACGAGACGCTCCGCGAGGCCGTCGACGCGGCCCGGGCGGACTTCGAGGCGGCGATGAACGACGACTTCAACACCCGCGAGGCGACGACGGCCCTCCTGGACGTGACGGCGGCGGTCAACACCCACGTGGATGCACACGAAGCATTCGATTACCGGGGCCTCCGGCGCGCCGTCGAGACCTTCGAGGACCTGGGTGGTGGCATCCTCGGCCTCTCGTTCGGTGAACAGACGGACGGCGACGTGACCATCGCCGGCGACCTCGTCGAACTCGTTCTCGAGGTCCGCGAGCAGGAGCGGGAGGCCGGGAACTACGAGCGCGCCGACGAGCTGCGCGACGAGCTCGAGGCACTCGGCGTCGAGGTGCAGGACACCGACGACGGCCCGACCTACCGGCTCTGA
- a CDS encoding peroxidase-related enzyme (This protein belongs to a clade of uncharacterized proteins related to peroxidases such as the alkylhydroperoxidase AhpD.), with amino-acid sequence MTEPAMTRFPVPDEADLPADVRERIERETEEAGFTPNVFSALSYRPSQFRAFFAYYDALVEDSALERAEIEMIIAAVSGVNDCLYCVVAHGALARIYADAPLLAEQLATNHRTADVGEAHRAMLDFAVKLTEAPARVCEDDIETLEDLGFSREAVWDVGAVASFFNLSNRMAHLADMRPNEEFYTLGRE; translated from the coding sequence ATGACCGAACCAGCGATGACCCGGTTCCCCGTCCCCGACGAGGCGGACCTGCCTGCCGACGTGCGCGAACGCATCGAACGAGAGACCGAGGAGGCCGGCTTCACCCCGAACGTCTTCTCGGCGCTGTCCTACCGGCCGTCGCAGTTCCGCGCCTTCTTCGCCTACTACGACGCGCTGGTCGAGGACAGCGCGCTCGAACGCGCGGAGATCGAGATGATAATCGCGGCCGTAAGCGGCGTCAACGACTGCCTCTACTGTGTCGTCGCCCACGGCGCGCTGGCCCGTATCTACGCCGACGCCCCCCTGCTGGCCGAGCAACTGGCGACGAACCACCGGACCGCGGACGTCGGCGAGGCCCACCGGGCGATGCTCGACTTCGCGGTGAAGCTGACCGAAGCACCCGCGCGCGTGTGCGAGGACGACATCGAAACCCTCGAAGACCTCGGCTTCTCCCGGGAAGCGGTCTGGGACGTCGGCGCCGTCGCCTCGTTTTTCAACCTCTCGAACCGGATGGCCCACCTCGCGGACATGCGTCCGAACGAGGAATTTTACACGCTTGGTAGAGAGTAA
- a CDS encoding DUF7527 domain-containing protein: MTTRTDERVGDWEPVPFAGGYEGLQELAADEFSGAVRAGPTRLFMLNGTVVGVLDGDIEDFEDADGTAREAPHEALPLLAVMQDRADEVRAKYYTEETAIEEVDRTLADGKFTGFVELSENVLSGDYYVVYHQGRSMSVAWVGSAERLLTDDEAFDQANGEVGIYEVKPVDITPVEIPEPEGATEEAENSGAVAVEEAPDSPSEVADDGDDATAADASGGAVADAPPAGGGSDGDAESESREDVSARSSSGPPGSKAAGSSQGASVRSGGEADDPAAEASTDTTEQATSADAAASNTEPTQSRSDPRQQSDTTDSGVERYDPTPKTEPTSERPASSGESPPTPDGEPTDGAVQTGPVSQQRDESLANAERGADTSGDSGGATTAADLETRSIPSVDPERSASSDQSAASASESDPGADAGPRRDRPRAGTAESPQTRRQPTQSSSPATRPTPTNSNESDDGDPSKVESLESELAERENEISRLEAEVESLESTADDLRAERDRLQSDLEEARAEIERLERQLEEAGGAVTDSGTALTPGDAISKTNLFVRYHSKGEATLAKAHDGEVGREAVEENLRLEYHTQFEAEEASVDGEPFEAFLHGTMQYRFVDWLIRHLLYEIANTGHASGMQDLFDAIPRIDRAELNGQVSVTYVENGEEHRSQERFDVVVRDRMGNPLVVANMNDSRSPATEEQMTTLVRDGERVGNASETLAAAFLVTSSFFEPGALETAEEATSSGLFSRDKRDSYVNLSRKDGYHLCLLEARNQEFHLAVPEL, from the coding sequence ATGACCACACGTACAGACGAACGGGTCGGCGACTGGGAACCGGTCCCGTTCGCGGGCGGGTACGAGGGCCTCCAGGAACTCGCCGCGGACGAATTCTCGGGTGCCGTCCGTGCCGGCCCGACGCGACTGTTCATGCTGAACGGGACGGTCGTCGGAGTCCTCGACGGCGACATCGAGGACTTCGAGGACGCCGACGGCACCGCCCGCGAGGCTCCACACGAGGCACTCCCCCTGCTCGCGGTGATGCAGGACCGCGCCGACGAGGTGCGGGCGAAGTACTACACCGAAGAGACCGCCATCGAGGAGGTCGACCGGACGCTCGCTGACGGGAAGTTCACCGGCTTCGTCGAGCTCTCCGAGAACGTTCTCTCGGGCGACTACTACGTCGTCTACCACCAGGGCCGTTCGATGAGCGTCGCCTGGGTCGGGTCGGCAGAGCGGTTGCTCACCGACGACGAGGCCTTCGACCAGGCTAACGGTGAGGTGGGCATCTACGAGGTCAAGCCCGTCGACATCACGCCAGTAGAGATCCCCGAACCCGAGGGGGCCACGGAGGAAGCCGAGAACTCGGGTGCAGTCGCCGTCGAGGAGGCCCCGGACTCGCCGTCCGAGGTGGCCGACGACGGAGACGACGCGACGGCCGCCGACGCGTCCGGGGGTGCAGTGGCGGACGCGCCGCCGGCGGGTGGCGGGAGCGACGGGGACGCCGAGTCCGAGTCGAGGGAGGACGTCAGTGCCCGGTCGAGCAGTGGCCCGCCGGGGTCGAAGGCCGCCGGGTCGAGTCAGGGGGCGTCGGTCCGCTCCGGCGGCGAGGCCGACGACCCAGCCGCCGAGGCGTCGACTGACACGACAGAGCAGGCGACGTCGGCGGACGCGGCGGCGTCGAACACGGAGCCGACACAGTCACGGTCGGACCCCCGGCAACAGTCCGATACGACCGACTCGGGCGTCGAACGGTACGACCCGACGCCGAAGACCGAGCCGACGAGCGAACGACCGGCGTCGAGCGGCGAGTCGCCCCCGACGCCCGACGGGGAGCCAACGGACGGGGCCGTCCAGACCGGGCCGGTGAGTCAACAGCGAGACGAGAGCCTGGCGAACGCCGAGCGCGGCGCCGACACGAGCGGCGACAGCGGCGGTGCGACCACGGCGGCGGACCTCGAGACGCGCTCGATTCCGTCCGTGGACCCCGAGCGGTCGGCCTCGTCCGACCAGTCGGCCGCGAGTGCGTCCGAGAGCGACCCCGGGGCCGACGCCGGCCCGCGGCGTGACCGACCCCGGGCGGGGACAGCCGAGTCGCCACAGACGCGCCGGCAACCGACGCAGTCCTCGAGTCCGGCGACGCGGCCGACCCCGACGAACTCGAACGAGAGCGACGACGGCGATCCGAGCAAGGTCGAGTCCCTCGAGTCGGAGCTGGCAGAGCGCGAGAACGAGATCTCACGTCTGGAGGCGGAGGTCGAATCGCTGGAGTCGACGGCGGATGACCTTCGAGCCGAACGTGACCGCCTCCAGTCCGACCTGGAGGAGGCACGCGCCGAGATCGAGCGCCTGGAGCGCCAGCTCGAGGAGGCAGGGGGTGCGGTCACCGATTCCGGGACCGCCCTCACCCCCGGCGACGCCATCAGCAAGACCAACCTGTTCGTCCGGTACCACTCGAAGGGCGAGGCCACGCTGGCGAAGGCTCACGACGGCGAGGTCGGGCGCGAGGCGGTCGAGGAGAACCTGCGCCTCGAGTACCACACCCAGTTCGAGGCCGAGGAGGCGTCCGTCGACGGCGAGCCCTTCGAGGCGTTCCTCCACGGGACGATGCAGTACCGCTTCGTCGACTGGCTCATCCGCCACCTGCTCTACGAGATCGCCAACACCGGCCACGCCAGCGGGATGCAGGACCTCTTCGACGCCATCCCCCGAATCGACCGCGCGGAACTCAACGGCCAGGTGTCGGTGACCTACGTCGAGAACGGCGAGGAACACCGCTCACAGGAGCGTTTCGACGTGGTCGTCCGCGACCGGATGGGCAACCCGCTCGTCGTCGCGAACATGAACGACTCGCGTTCCCCCGCCACCGAAGAGCAGATGACGACGCTCGTCCGCGACGGCGAGCGCGTTGGCAACGCCTCCGAGACGCTCGCGGCGGCGTTCCTGGTCACCAGCAGCTTCTTCGAACCGGGTGCCCTGGAGACCGCCGAGGAGGCGACCTCGAGCGGACTGTTCAGCCGGGACAAACGCGACAGTTACGTGAACCTCTCGCGCAAGGACGGGTACCACCTCTGTCTGCTCGAAGCGAGAAACCAGGAGTTCCACCTGGCGGTACCCGAACTGTAG
- a CDS encoding adenylosuccinate synthase — protein sequence MTVTIVGSQLGDEGKGGIVDLYGDDADVVARYQGGDNAGHTVVHEGEEYKLSLVPSGAIRGKVGVLGNGCVVNPRTLFDEIDTLQQRGLDPDVRVAERAHVILPYHRVLDGIEEEVKSEDDQEVGTTGRGIGPTYEDKAGRRGVRIGDLLEPDVLRERLEYAVPQKRALVEEVYGVDIADLEEPQAFDVDALFEEFREYGRRFEANGMTVNAGEFLSDAMVDGQNVMIEGAQGTIIDIDHGNYPFVTSSNPTAGGAAVGTGLSPGVVGSGDVVGIVKAYLTRVGSGPLPTELGGVVGDTPGYEGDEEGPDEDLARYIREEGGEYGTVTGRPRRVGWLDMPMLRHATRVSGFDGLAINHLDVLGGLAEVQVGHSYTLDGEELTTMPATTEQWARCEATLRTFEGWDDVDWGAVADEGYDALPENARTYVEYIEDQLDTPAYAIGVGPGRGETIVREHPF from the coding sequence ATGACCGTAACCATCGTCGGCTCACAGCTCGGCGACGAGGGGAAGGGCGGTATCGTCGACCTGTACGGCGACGACGCGGACGTCGTGGCCCGCTACCAGGGCGGCGACAACGCCGGCCACACCGTCGTCCACGAGGGCGAGGAGTACAAACTCTCGCTCGTGCCGAGCGGAGCCATCCGCGGCAAGGTCGGCGTGCTCGGCAACGGGTGCGTCGTCAACCCGCGGACGCTGTTCGACGAGATAGACACGTTGCAGCAACGTGGCCTCGATCCCGACGTCCGCGTCGCGGAGCGCGCCCACGTCATCCTCCCGTACCACCGTGTCCTCGACGGCATCGAGGAGGAGGTAAAGAGCGAGGACGACCAGGAGGTCGGGACCACCGGTCGGGGTATCGGCCCGACCTACGAGGACAAGGCCGGCCGCCGGGGCGTCCGCATCGGGGACCTGCTCGAGCCGGACGTCCTCCGGGAGCGACTCGAGTACGCCGTCCCGCAGAAGCGCGCGCTGGTCGAGGAGGTCTACGGCGTCGATATCGCGGATCTAGAGGAGCCCCAGGCCTTCGACGTCGACGCGCTCTTCGAGGAGTTCCGCGAGTACGGCCGCCGCTTCGAGGCCAACGGGATGACCGTCAACGCCGGCGAGTTTCTCTCCGACGCGATGGTCGACGGCCAGAACGTGATGATCGAGGGCGCCCAGGGGACCATCATCGACATCGACCACGGGAACTACCCCTTCGTCACCTCCTCGAACCCCACCGCCGGCGGCGCGGCCGTCGGCACCGGTCTGAGTCCGGGGGTCGTCGGCAGTGGCGACGTCGTCGGTATCGTGAAGGCCTACCTCACCCGCGTCGGAAGCGGACCGCTGCCGACCGAACTGGGCGGCGTCGTCGGCGACACGCCGGGTTACGAGGGCGACGAGGAGGGCCCCGACGAGGACCTGGCCCGCTACATCCGCGAGGAGGGCGGCGAGTACGGCACCGTCACCGGACGACCCCGACGGGTCGGCTGGCTCGACATGCCGATGTTGCGCCACGCGACCCGCGTCTCCGGGTTCGACGGCCTCGCGATCAATCACCTGGACGTGCTCGGCGGTCTGGCGGAAGTGCAGGTCGGCCACTCCTACACCCTCGACGGGGAGGAACTGACGACGATGCCCGCTACCACCGAGCAGTGGGCACGCTGCGAGGCAACGCTCCGGACCTTCGAGGGCTGGGACGACGTGGACTGGGGTGCGGTGGCCGACGAGGGCTACGACGCGCTCCCCGAGAACGCCCGCACCTACGTCGAGTACATCGAAGACCAGCTCGACACGCCGGCCTACGCCATCGGCGTCGGGCCCGGCCGGGGCGAGACTATCGTCCGCGAACACCCGTTCTAG
- a CDS encoding DUF7523 family protein translates to MSLASETRDAVRARPFLYDALRADVVNYTAAARALDVDGEVDAVATALRRFAEELPEYGPPAAEARVSMETGLGPVDAEATDPLLVVGDARFGRDAGSLTAVVATGDLSGAALADVLGRFGTADVDVEAAAVGGETLVVVVERRDGPDALRLVEAAVGR, encoded by the coding sequence ATGTCACTCGCGAGCGAGACGCGCGACGCCGTCCGGGCGCGCCCCTTCCTCTACGACGCGCTCCGGGCGGACGTCGTCAACTACACCGCCGCCGCCAGGGCGCTGGACGTCGACGGTGAGGTAGACGCCGTCGCGACGGCGTTGCGCCGGTTCGCCGAGGAGCTGCCAGAGTACGGGCCGCCCGCGGCCGAGGCGCGCGTGTCGATGGAGACCGGCCTGGGGCCCGTGGACGCGGAGGCGACGGACCCGTTGCTGGTCGTCGGCGACGCTCGATTCGGGCGCGACGCGGGGTCACTGACGGCCGTCGTCGCCACCGGCGACCTCTCCGGGGCGGCGCTGGCCGACGTGCTCGGCCGGTTCGGAACCGCTGACGTCGACGTCGAGGCCGCCGCGGTCGGCGGCGAGACGCTCGTCGTCGTCGTCGAACGTCGCGACGGACCGGACGCGCTCCGTCTCGTCGAGGCCGCGGTCGGCCGGTAG